One genomic segment of Pseudomonas chlororaphis subsp. aurantiaca includes these proteins:
- a CDS encoding crotonase/enoyl-CoA hydratase family protein yields the protein MSQPSCSRVSREQRGHLFLIGLDRVAKRNAFDLQLLDQLSLAYGEFEASSEARVAVVFGHGEHFTAGLDLANVGAKLAKGWQAPAGGCDPWGVFAGPRVSKPVIVAVQGYCLTIGIELMLAADINLCASNTRFAQLEVQRGIFPFGGATLRLHQIAGWGNAMRWLLTGDEFDAHEALRLGLVQEVMASEDLLPRALALAERIASQAPLGVQATLMSARQARLEGESAAAQGLPPLVKKLLNSEDAKEGVRAMVEKRPGVFKGC from the coding sequence ATGAGCCAGCCCAGTTGCAGTCGCGTCAGCCGTGAACAACGTGGTCATCTCTTCCTCATCGGCCTGGACCGGGTCGCCAAGCGCAACGCCTTCGACCTGCAGTTGCTCGATCAGCTCAGCCTGGCCTATGGCGAGTTCGAGGCCAGCAGCGAGGCCCGGGTCGCCGTGGTGTTCGGCCATGGCGAGCACTTTACCGCGGGGCTGGACCTGGCCAACGTCGGGGCCAAGCTCGCCAAAGGCTGGCAGGCACCGGCCGGTGGCTGCGACCCCTGGGGTGTCTTCGCCGGGCCACGGGTCAGCAAACCGGTAATAGTCGCGGTGCAGGGCTACTGCCTGACCATAGGCATCGAGCTGATGCTGGCGGCGGATATCAACCTGTGCGCCAGCAATACCCGCTTCGCCCAGCTGGAAGTGCAACGCGGCATCTTTCCCTTCGGTGGCGCCACCCTGCGTTTGCATCAGATCGCCGGCTGGGGCAACGCCATGCGCTGGCTGCTCACCGGCGACGAATTCGACGCCCATGAAGCGCTGCGCCTGGGGCTGGTGCAGGAGGTGATGGCCAGCGAAGACCTGTTGCCCCGCGCCCTGGCTCTCGCCGAACGGATCGCCAGCCAGGCCCCGCTGGGGGTTCAGGCGACCCTGATGTCGGCCCGGCAAGCCCGGCTTGAAGGGGAAAGTGCGGCGGCACAGGGGCTGCCGCCGCTGGTGAAGAAGCTATTGAACAGCGAGGACGCCAAGGAAGGTGTGCGAGCGATGGTCGAAAAGCGCCCGGGGGTGTTCAAGGGGTGTTGA
- a CDS encoding spermidine synthase, which yields MTEERVERLLAEVHDEFGMIRVLEVADYRFLEFGDAIEQSCVFTADPSWLEYDYTRAMLIGALCHEQPESALFLGLGAGTLTQACLKFLPLEDVEAIELRPDVPRLAIEYLGLDDDPRLYIRVGDALELLDSAESADLIFVDLYTDVGPGVGHLAWGFLENCQKRLNPGGWLVINQWATDDGKPLGAALLRGLYHRHYWELPVKEGNVILIVPSDLDQDLDMDGLSARAEALAPRLGYSLQSLIKCIRPAT from the coding sequence ATGACTGAGGAGCGCGTCGAGCGCCTGCTCGCCGAAGTGCACGATGAGTTCGGCATGATTCGGGTACTGGAAGTGGCGGATTACCGCTTCCTCGAATTTGGCGATGCCATCGAGCAGAGCTGCGTGTTTACCGCCGACCCGAGCTGGCTGGAGTACGACTACACCCGGGCCATGCTGATTGGGGCGCTGTGCCATGAACAGCCCGAGAGCGCGCTGTTTCTCGGCCTGGGCGCCGGCACCCTGACCCAGGCCTGCCTCAAGTTCCTGCCGCTGGAAGATGTCGAGGCCATCGAACTGCGCCCGGACGTACCGCGCCTGGCCATCGAGTACCTGGGGCTGGATGACGATCCGCGTCTCTATATCCGGGTCGGCGATGCGCTCGAACTGCTGGACAGCGCCGAGTCGGCGGACCTGATTTTCGTCGACCTGTATACCGACGTCGGGCCGGGCGTCGGGCACCTGGCCTGGGGTTTCCTGGAGAACTGCCAGAAGCGCCTCAATCCGGGCGGCTGGCTGGTGATCAACCAGTGGGCCACCGACGATGGCAAGCCACTCGGTGCGGCCTTGCTGCGCGGGCTTTACCACCGGCATTACTGGGAGCTGCCGGTGAAGGAGGGCAACGTGATTCTGATCGTTCCGTCCGACCTGGACCAGGATCTGGACATGGACGGCTTGAGCGCCCGGGCCGAGGCGCTGGCGCCGCGCCTGGGCTATTCGTTGCAGTCGTTGATCAAGTGCATCCGGCCGGCGACCTGA
- a CDS encoding class II 3-deoxy-7-phosphoheptulonate synthase gives MSQPWSPDSWRALPIQQQPAYPDAAHLLQVEQTLASYPPLVFAGEARELRRQFAEVTQGRAFLLQGGDCAESFAEFSAAKIRDTFKVLLQMAIVMTFAAGCPVVKVGRMAGQFAKPRSANDETINGVTLPAYRGDIVNGIGFDAKSRVPDPDRLLQSYHQATATLNLLRAFAQGGFADLHQVHKWNLDFIANSALAEKYSQLADRIDETLAFMRACGMDSSPQLRETSFFTAHEALLLNYEEAFVRRDSLTNDYYDCSAHMLWIGDRTRQLDGAHVEFLRGVNNPIGVKVGPSMNTEELIRLIDILNPDNDPGRLNLIVRMGANKVGDHLPQLIRAVEGEGKKVLWSSDPMHGNTIKASSGYKTRDFAQILTEVKQFFQVHEAEGSYAGGIHIEMTGQNVTECIGGARPITEDALSDRYHTHCDPRMNADQSLELAFLIAETLKQVKR, from the coding sequence ATGAGCCAACCCTGGAGTCCTGACAGCTGGCGCGCCCTGCCGATCCAGCAACAACCCGCCTACCCCGACGCCGCCCACCTGTTGCAGGTCGAGCAGACCCTGGCCAGCTACCCGCCGCTGGTGTTTGCCGGCGAAGCCCGCGAGCTGCGCCGCCAGTTTGCCGAGGTGACCCAGGGCCGCGCCTTTCTGCTGCAGGGCGGCGATTGCGCCGAGAGCTTCGCCGAGTTCTCCGCGGCGAAGATCCGCGACACCTTCAAGGTCCTGCTGCAGATGGCGATCGTCATGACCTTCGCCGCCGGTTGCCCGGTGGTCAAGGTCGGGCGCATGGCCGGCCAGTTCGCCAAGCCGCGCTCGGCCAATGACGAAACCATCAATGGCGTGACCTTGCCGGCCTACCGCGGCGATATCGTCAACGGCATCGGCTTTGACGCAAAAAGCCGGGTGCCGGACCCGGACCGCCTGCTGCAGTCCTACCACCAGGCCACCGCCACCCTGAACCTGCTGCGCGCCTTTGCCCAAGGCGGCTTTGCCGACCTGCACCAGGTGCACAAATGGAACCTGGACTTCATCGCCAACTCCGCCCTGGCCGAGAAGTACAGCCAGCTGGCCGACCGCATCGACGAAACCCTGGCCTTCATGCGCGCCTGCGGCATGGACAGCTCGCCGCAATTACGCGAGACCAGTTTCTTCACCGCCCACGAGGCGCTGCTGCTGAACTATGAAGAAGCCTTCGTCCGTCGCGACAGCCTGACCAACGACTACTACGACTGCTCGGCGCACATGCTGTGGATCGGCGATCGCACCCGCCAGCTCGACGGCGCCCACGTCGAGTTCCTGCGCGGGGTGAATAACCCGATCGGGGTCAAGGTCGGCCCGAGCATGAACACCGAGGAGCTGATCCGCCTGATCGACATCCTCAACCCGGACAACGACCCGGGCCGCCTGAACCTGATCGTGCGCATGGGCGCGAACAAGGTCGGCGACCATCTGCCACAGCTGATCCGCGCGGTGGAAGGCGAAGGCAAGAAGGTGCTGTGGAGTTCCGACCCGATGCATGGCAACACCATCAAGGCCAGCAGCGGTTACAAGACCCGCGACTTCGCGCAGATCCTCACTGAGGTGAAGCAGTTCTTCCAAGTCCATGAAGCCGAGGGCAGTTATGCCGGCGGTATCCACATCGAGATGACCGGGCAGAACGTCACCGAGTGCATCGGTGGCGCGCGGCCGATTACCGAAGATGCCTTGTCGGATCGCTACCACACCCATTGCGACCCGCGGATGAACGCCGATCAGTCGCTGGAACTGGCGTTCCTGATTGCCGAGACCTTGAAACAGGTCAAGCGTTGA
- a CDS encoding winged helix-turn-helix domain-containing protein, translated as MPAELSFSLKQARRLALAAQGFSGRPLPATIRPAQVNRLIARLGILQIDSVNALVRSHYLPLFSRLGDYPAQLLDQAAWSQGRQRTLFEYWGHEASLLPLSLYPLMRWRMRRASQGLGIYQQLARFGQEQQATICRVLAAVEEQGALGAGSLSTREERAGPWWDWSAEKHALEWLFAAGEVTVAGRRGFERLYDLPERVIPLSILQHSQLSEADAQRGLLLHAASALGVATEKDLRDYFRLEPADSRARLAELLEGGELLACEVAGWKQAAYCLPQVKVPRTVPASALLSPFDSLIWERSRTERLFDFRYRLEIYTPQHKRVYGYYVLPFLHHERIAARVDLRAERAQGRLAVHAVHEEEQGLDEQGMQALASNLRDMANWLGLADVQLNCPRASAQRLRAFL; from the coding sequence ATGCCCGCAGAACTGTCCTTTTCCCTCAAGCAGGCTCGACGTCTGGCGCTGGCCGCCCAAGGTTTTTCCGGGCGGCCGCTGCCTGCGACGATCAGGCCGGCACAGGTCAATCGCCTGATCGCGCGCCTGGGCATCCTGCAGATCGATTCGGTCAACGCCCTGGTGCGCTCGCACTACCTGCCGCTGTTTTCCCGCCTGGGCGACTATCCCGCGCAACTGCTGGACCAGGCTGCCTGGAGCCAGGGCCGGCAACGCACGTTGTTCGAGTACTGGGGGCACGAAGCCTCGTTGCTGCCGCTGTCGCTGTACCCGCTGATGCGCTGGCGCATGCGGCGGGCCAGCCAGGGGCTGGGGATCTACCAGCAGTTGGCGCGTTTCGGCCAGGAGCAGCAGGCGACTATCTGCCGGGTGCTGGCCGCGGTCGAGGAACAGGGCGCCCTCGGCGCGGGCAGCCTGTCGACCCGCGAGGAGCGCGCCGGCCCCTGGTGGGACTGGAGCGCGGAGAAGCACGCACTGGAATGGCTGTTCGCCGCCGGTGAGGTGACGGTCGCCGGCCGACGTGGGTTCGAGCGCTTGTACGACTTGCCGGAGCGGGTGATTCCTTTGAGCATCCTGCAACATTCGCAGCTCAGCGAAGCCGACGCCCAGCGCGGTTTGCTGTTGCATGCCGCCAGTGCCTTGGGCGTGGCCACCGAGAAGGATCTGCGTGACTACTTTCGCCTGGAACCGGCAGACAGCCGGGCACGCCTGGCGGAATTGCTGGAAGGCGGCGAACTGCTGGCCTGCGAGGTGGCGGGCTGGAAGCAAGCGGCCTATTGCCTGCCGCAGGTGAAGGTGCCGCGCACCGTGCCGGCCAGCGCCTTGCTTTCCCCCTTCGACTCGCTGATCTGGGAGCGCAGCCGCACCGAGCGCCTGTTCGACTTTCGCTATCGGCTGGAGATCTACACGCCGCAGCACAAGCGGGTGTATGGCTATTACGTGCTGCCGTTTCTGCACCACGAACGGATCGCCGCGCGGGTCGACCTGCGGGCAGAAAGGGCGCAGGGGCGCCTGGCGGTGCATGCCGTGCATGAGGAAGAGCAGGGGCTGGACGAGCAGGGAATGCAGGCGCTGGCGAGCAACTTGCGGGATATGGCCAATTGGTTGGGGCTCGCCGACGTCCAGCTCAATTGCCCGAGGGCCAGCGCCCAGCGCTTGCGTGCGTTTCTTTGA
- a CDS encoding DUF1127 domain-containing protein, with product MKGQKGFVLAHRFAWHGFSLRHLLQRIVRWHELHRERIMLAGMSDEALKDIGLSRADVERETVRPFWDDPMHK from the coding sequence ATGAAAGGTCAAAAAGGTTTTGTACTGGCTCACCGGTTTGCATGGCATGGCTTTTCCTTGCGGCATCTGCTGCAACGGATTGTCCGCTGGCATGAGCTGCACCGTGAACGGATCATGCTGGCCGGCATGAGTGACGAGGCGCTGAAGGATATCGGCCTCAGTCGCGCGGATGTGGAACGGGAGACCGTGCGGCCGTTCTGGGACGACCCGATGCACAAGTGA
- a CDS encoding LysR substrate-binding domain-containing protein, with the protein MSSYPSIDTEVLRTFVAIADQGGFTKAGEQVNRTQSAVSMQMKRLEEDVLQRQLFQREGRQVRLTAEGQVLLGYARRILKLHSEVFNTLREPHMVGTVRIGTPDDYVMRFLPGILSRFAQAYPLIQIEVHCESSKQLLLRQDLDLSIVTREPGSEIGQLLRKERFVWAEAQGFCPHEQTPLPLAMFNSDCFCRQWACNALDAAGRDYRIAYNSSSLSALMAVVSAGLAITAQLESLITPDMRILGAAEDLPLLPEASIMLVRNLNTPSPITECLAEHIVEGFKL; encoded by the coding sequence TTGTCCAGCTACCCAAGCATTGATACCGAGGTCTTGCGCACCTTCGTCGCCATCGCCGATCAGGGCGGCTTCACCAAGGCCGGGGAGCAGGTCAATCGCACCCAGTCCGCGGTGAGCATGCAGATGAAGCGGCTCGAGGAGGACGTGCTGCAACGCCAGTTGTTCCAGCGCGAGGGTCGCCAGGTGCGCCTGACCGCCGAAGGCCAGGTGCTGCTGGGTTACGCGCGGCGCATCCTGAAACTGCACAGCGAGGTATTCAACACCCTGCGCGAGCCGCACATGGTCGGCACCGTACGTATCGGTACGCCAGACGATTACGTGATGCGCTTTCTACCGGGGATCCTGTCGCGGTTTGCCCAGGCCTATCCCTTGATCCAGATCGAAGTGCATTGCGAGTCGTCCAAGCAATTGTTGCTGCGCCAGGACCTGGACCTGTCCATCGTCACCCGCGAGCCGGGCAGCGAAATTGGCCAGTTGCTGCGCAAGGAGCGTTTCGTCTGGGCCGAGGCCCAGGGTTTCTGCCCCCACGAACAGACGCCGCTGCCCCTGGCGATGTTCAACAGCGATTGCTTTTGCAGGCAGTGGGCCTGCAATGCACTGGACGCCGCCGGTCGCGACTATCGTATTGCCTATAACAGCTCCAGCCTGTCGGCACTGATGGCCGTGGTCAGCGCCGGCCTGGCGATCACTGCGCAACTGGAAAGCCTGATCACCCCCGACATGCGCATCCTGGGCGCCGCCGAAGACCTGCCCCTGCTGCCCGAAGCCAGCATCATGCTGGTGCGCAACCTCAACACGCCCTCGCCCATCACCGAATGCCTGGCCGAACACATAGTCGAAGGCTTCAAACTTTAA
- a CDS encoding sulfite exporter TauE/SafE family protein, which produces MIDLAMYVVLGAALGTVGGLFGIGGGLIAIPVLGVLFGLDQQIAQGTALVMVVPNVMLALWRYHQRNRIEARHALPLALMGFCFAWLGSIWAVGIDAQVMRIGFVAFLVALSAYNLLRMFLGNVPASAQMRYPWPWLGVLGAASGTMGGLFGVGGAVVATPVLTSLFGTTQVVAQGLSLALALPSTGVTLVTYGVHQEVDWMIGLPLAAGGLLSISWGVKIAHALPERMLRGLFCGFLVVCAVMLAFKV; this is translated from the coding sequence GTGATCGATTTAGCAATGTATGTGGTGTTGGGCGCGGCGCTGGGCACGGTGGGCGGCTTGTTCGGGATCGGTGGCGGCCTGATCGCGATCCCGGTGCTGGGCGTGCTGTTCGGGTTGGACCAGCAGATCGCCCAGGGCACGGCGTTGGTGATGGTGGTCCCTAACGTGATGCTCGCGTTGTGGCGTTATCACCAGCGCAACCGGATCGAGGCGCGGCATGCCTTGCCGTTGGCCCTGATGGGCTTCTGTTTTGCCTGGCTCGGTTCGATCTGGGCGGTGGGCATCGATGCCCAGGTCATGCGGATAGGCTTCGTTGCGTTCCTGGTGGCGTTGTCGGCCTACAACCTGTTGCGCATGTTCCTGGGCAATGTCCCGGCTTCGGCGCAGATGCGTTACCCCTGGCCGTGGCTCGGCGTGCTGGGTGCGGCTTCCGGAACCATGGGCGGGCTGTTCGGCGTCGGCGGCGCAGTGGTCGCCACGCCGGTGCTGACCAGCCTGTTCGGCACCACCCAGGTGGTCGCCCAGGGGCTTTCGCTGGCCCTGGCCCTGCCGAGCACCGGGGTGACGCTGGTGACCTACGGGGTGCATCAGGAAGTGGACTGGATGATCGGCCTGCCGTTGGCGGCAGGTGGCCTGCTGAGCATCAGTTGGGGCGTGAAAATCGCCCATGCGCTGCCCGAGCGAATGCTGCGCGGGCTGTTCTGCGGCTTCCTGGTGGTCTGTGCGGTGATGCTCGCCTTTAAAGTTTGA
- a CDS encoding LysR family transcriptional regulator, whose product MNPNALTDQLGLFLDVLETGSFSAAARRHPLTPSAVARRIDSLENAIGSKLFMRTTHAVVATAAGQAFAERARRIVAELQLARAEAVSLSHAPEGLIRIDAPAAFGRRHLAPAIADFLMLYPGLDVQLHLIDSFVDMQGSHLGKVDLVLRAGQRVDTRMVATSLASIVRIACASPAYLKLRGTPVHPAELSQHDGLDWDGLAPLFAWRFELGGQLQTHRPQRIRLSANNAEALLSGALAGLGIAHLPTWLASEYLLRGELLPLFCETGLPKPESAGIYALRLEQHTNARSRLLLEYLKTRFSPIPPWDLALQSAMG is encoded by the coding sequence ATGAACCCTAATGCCCTCACCGACCAGCTCGGCCTGTTCCTCGATGTGCTGGAAACCGGGAGTTTTTCCGCCGCCGCGCGCCGGCATCCCCTGACTCCTTCGGCGGTGGCCCGGCGTATAGACAGCCTGGAAAACGCCATCGGCAGCAAGCTGTTCATGCGCACCACCCACGCGGTGGTGGCGACGGCGGCTGGCCAGGCCTTCGCCGAACGCGCCCGGCGCATCGTCGCCGAACTGCAACTGGCGCGAGCGGAAGCCGTGTCCTTGAGCCACGCGCCGGAAGGCCTGATCCGCATCGACGCTCCCGCGGCGTTCGGCCGGCGACACCTGGCGCCGGCGATCGCCGATTTCCTGATGCTCTATCCGGGGCTGGATGTGCAGTTGCACCTGATCGACAGCTTCGTCGACATGCAGGGCTCGCACCTGGGCAAGGTCGACCTGGTGCTGCGCGCCGGGCAAAGGGTCGATACCCGCATGGTGGCGACCTCACTGGCGAGCATCGTGCGCATCGCCTGCGCCAGCCCGGCCTACCTCAAGCTTCGTGGCACTCCGGTCCATCCCGCCGAACTGAGCCAGCACGACGGCCTGGACTGGGACGGCCTGGCTCCGCTGTTCGCCTGGCGCTTCGAACTGGGCGGGCAACTGCAGACCCACCGCCCACAACGCATCCGCCTGAGCGCCAACAATGCTGAAGCGCTATTGTCCGGTGCCCTGGCCGGGCTGGGCATCGCCCACCTGCCGACCTGGCTGGCCAGCGAATACCTGCTGCGCGGTGAACTGTTGCCGTTGTTCTGCGAAACCGGCCTGCCCAAACCGGAAAGCGCCGGCATCTATGCCTTGCGCCTGGAACAGCACACCAACGCCCGCAGCCGCCTGTTGCTGGAATACCTGAAGACTCGCTTCAGCCCGATTCCGCCCTGGGATCTGGCCCTGCAGAGCGCCATGGGCTGA
- a CDS encoding MarR family winged helix-turn-helix transcriptional regulator: protein MNTKGSTPEKKCDDLLLDNQLCFALHSTSLLMTKVYKPLLQELGLTYPQYLAMMVLWEQDGLTVGEISSRLLTDPGSLTPLLKRLEAEGLLSRTRSREDERVVIIELSEQGRALYDRARGVPQCILGASGLTLEQLRKLQADLLNLRGHLQDSL from the coding sequence ATGAACACCAAAGGCTCCACCCCGGAAAAAAAATGCGACGATCTGCTGCTGGACAACCAGCTGTGCTTCGCCCTGCACTCGACTTCGCTGCTGATGACCAAAGTCTATAAACCGCTGCTGCAGGAGCTGGGCCTGACTTATCCCCAGTACCTGGCGATGATGGTGCTCTGGGAGCAGGACGGCCTGACCGTCGGCGAGATCAGCAGCCGCCTGCTGACCGATCCCGGTTCATTGACGCCCTTGCTCAAGCGCCTGGAGGCCGAGGGCCTGCTGAGCCGTACCCGCAGCCGCGAAGACGAACGGGTGGTGATCATCGAGCTGAGCGAGCAAGGGCGGGCCCTGTATGACCGGGCGCGCGGCGTTCCCCAATGCATCCTCGGCGCCAGCGGCCTGACCCTGGAACAGCTGCGCAAACTGCAGGCTGACCTGCTGAACCTGCGCGGCCATCTGCAAGACAGCCTTTAA
- a CDS encoding organic hydroperoxide resistance protein, translated as MQTLYTAVATATGGRDGRAVSSDNILDVKLATPKELGGAGGQATNPEQLFAAGYSACFIGALKFVASQSKRKIPDNASITAHVGIGQIPGGFGLDIDLHISLPGLEQSDAQSLVEAAHQVCPYSNATRGNVDVRLHVTV; from the coding sequence ATGCAAACTCTCTATACCGCAGTCGCAACCGCAACCGGTGGCCGTGATGGTCGCGCCGTCTCCAGCGACAACATCCTCGACGTCAAGCTCGCCACCCCCAAAGAACTCGGTGGTGCCGGCGGCCAGGCCACCAACCCTGAACAACTCTTCGCCGCCGGCTACTCCGCCTGCTTTATCGGCGCCCTGAAATTCGTCGCCAGCCAGAGCAAACGCAAGATCCCGGACAACGCCTCGATCACCGCCCATGTCGGCATCGGCCAGATTCCTGGCGGATTCGGCCTGGACATCGACCTGCACATCAGCCTGCCAGGTCTTGAACAGAGCGATGCGCAATCTCTGGTCGAAGCAGCTCACCAGGTCTGCCCTTACTCCAACGCCACCCGCGGCAACGTCGACGTACGTCTGCACGTGACTGTCTAA
- a CDS encoding alpha/beta hydrolase, whose protein sequence is MNTFSKVLTGSLLALSISTASAEGGVEHNTQAFLDALNAGSGKPMEQMTPKEARAVLVGAQAGVKLTLPKADVSQKTIKVDGQDISLTIVRPAGVKGTLPVFMFFHGGGWVLGDFPTHERLVRDLVVGSGAAAVFVNYTPSPEAHYPVAINQAYAATKWVAEHGQEINIDGKRLAVAGNSVGGNMAAVVSLMAKDKGTPAIRFQLLLWPVTDANFETASYNQYAEGHFLSKNMMKWFWDNYTTDARQRNEIYASPLRATSAQLKGLPPALVQTAGADVLRDEGEAYARKLDEAGVTVTSVRYNGMIHDYGLLNVVSQVPAVRSALLQASEELKQHLK, encoded by the coding sequence ATGAACACTTTCAGCAAGGTCTTGACCGGTAGCCTTCTCGCCCTGTCCATCAGCACGGCCTCCGCCGAAGGCGGGGTCGAACACAACACCCAGGCGTTCCTCGACGCCTTGAACGCCGGCAGCGGCAAGCCGATGGAGCAGATGACGCCAAAAGAGGCCCGGGCCGTGCTGGTCGGTGCCCAGGCCGGGGTCAAGCTGACGCTGCCCAAGGCGGATGTCAGCCAGAAGACCATCAAGGTCGACGGCCAGGACATCAGCCTGACCATCGTCAGGCCGGCCGGGGTGAAAGGCACGTTGCCAGTGTTCATGTTTTTCCACGGCGGCGGCTGGGTACTGGGCGACTTCCCGACCCACGAGCGGCTGGTGCGGGACCTGGTGGTGGGCTCCGGGGCGGCGGCGGTGTTCGTCAATTACACGCCGTCTCCGGAAGCTCATTACCCGGTGGCGATCAATCAGGCTTACGCGGCAACCAAGTGGGTGGCCGAGCATGGCCAGGAAATCAACATCGACGGCAAGCGCCTGGCGGTTGCCGGCAACAGCGTCGGCGGCAACATGGCGGCCGTGGTCAGCCTGATGGCCAAGGACAAGGGCACGCCGGCGATCCGGTTCCAGCTGCTGCTGTGGCCGGTGACCGACGCGAATTTCGAGACGGCGTCGTACAACCAGTATGCCGAGGGGCACTTCCTCAGCAAAAACATGATGAAGTGGTTCTGGGACAACTACACCACCGACGCCCGGCAGCGTAACGAGATCTACGCCTCGCCGCTGCGCGCCACCAGCGCCCAGCTCAAGGGCCTGCCTCCCGCGCTGGTCCAGACGGCCGGTGCCGATGTGCTGCGCGACGAAGGCGAAGCCTACGCCCGCAAGCTGGACGAAGCCGGCGTGACCGTGACCTCGGTGCGCTACAACGGGATGATCCACGACTACGGCCTGCTCAACGTGGTCAGCCAGGTACCCGCGGTGCGTTCGGCCCTGCTGCAAGCCAGCGAAGAGCTCAAGCAACACCTGAAGTAA
- a CDS encoding elongation factor P yields the protein MKTGKELKPGTVIRIDNDPWLVQKAEFTKSGRNSAIMKTKLKNLLTGYKTETVYGADDKLDDVILDRKEATLSFISGDTYTFMDTTDYTMYELNAEDIEAVLPFIEEGMTDVCEAVFFEDRLVSVDLPTTIVRQVDYTEGSARGDTSGKVMKPAKLKNGTELSVADFVEIGDWIEIDTRDGGSYKGRAKV from the coding sequence ATGAAAACTGGTAAAGAACTCAAACCCGGTACCGTGATCCGTATCGACAACGATCCTTGGCTGGTTCAGAAAGCTGAATTCACCAAGTCCGGTCGTAACAGCGCGATCATGAAGACCAAGCTGAAGAACCTGCTGACCGGTTACAAGACCGAAACCGTTTACGGTGCGGACGACAAGCTGGACGACGTGATCCTGGATCGCAAAGAAGCGACCCTGTCGTTCATCAGCGGTGACACCTACACGTTCATGGACACCACTGACTACACCATGTACGAGCTGAACGCCGAAGACATCGAAGCCGTTTTGCCATTCATCGAAGAAGGCATGACCGACGTTTGCGAAGCCGTGTTCTTCGAAGACCGTCTGGTTTCCGTTGACCTGCCGACCACCATCGTTCGCCAGGTTGACTACACCGAAGGTTCCGCTCGCGGCGACACTTCGGGCAAGGTGATGAAGCCTGCCAAACTGAAAAACGGTACCGAGCTGAGCGTTGCTGATTTCGTTGAAATCGGTGACTGGATCGAGATCGACACTCGCGACGGCGGTTCCTACAAAGGCCGCGCCAAGGTTTAA